The genome window tatggcaCAATCACTGACGCGAAAGCTTACAAATTGATCTCATGCATGACTTGCAACTGAACAGAATGGGCGGAGCTGAGCCTCTTCTTGAGATACATATCAAATCAAGTCTGTGTCCTCGATTCACACTCTGTGGCCTATTTTGTttgaatcaactgcaaacaaTTTTGGAACCACAACTTCCCTCCGATTGCATCATGCCACAGGACTTGTGTAAGTTTCCCGAGTTGTTGAgatctttctcttcttcttgtGAATTTAGAATTTTTCAGATGCATGTCCTCCCCAAGACAGTCAGTCCAATAACAAAGTTGACAATCCTAGAGAGTTCTGCccaagagctttgtggtcagggtggtgtcctttggagAGTATTCCAGACAAGCAGTTTAGATTAATCTTGTATCATCGCTTCATCCCATGGACCATGAATGGTactgaaaaataatttttgataATGAGATACTTAGACTTTACATTGATTGGCATGGTAGAAATTCCTCCGATCTGGACACGAGGTCTTTTGAATGTGACCCAGATGATGACCTAGCATCTCGGGCGTAAGAAGTATTTACTCTATGTCAAGCACTGTACATCTGATTTGATGTCAATTTACTCTTGACCACGACTGTTCCAGTGAATGTTAATTTACAGTTGACCATGACTGTACCAGTTAATGTCAACTTACTCCTGACCATGACTGTTCTAGTTAATTTCAATCGACTCATAACAGTGACTGTACTTACTTTTTATATGGCTGGAGATGAATCAGTAACATTGGACAGATGAACGTGATGAAGATGTGGATGATGACAAAGATGACGGCCATCACCGTGGAGACAGAGTAGATGCAACCCGCTGCCACGAGTCCTGTGACGATGGTCATCGGGACATGACAACGGGGGTTATGTGCCTGAAATATCATGAACGCTTTTAACAGCAAATTCCTGGCAAATAGAGTCACCATGACCATGCTCTAAACATCGATCCAGGAAAACGAATCCTGacatttttttggtgatttGAGGACACTTTAGCATAGGAGTGTTCGATCTGTTCTTGACTGTTGTGAATGCTTTCACAATTGCATGATTCAGAGGTCTTTTCATAAGGGTGTTGTCTCGTGGGAGGGGCATTCAAAAACTGGTGTATGGTTTCAGTCTTCGGTGGTTTACAGTAACACTATGAAGTTCAATATAAACTGGATTCGAATTTACTGAAGATTGTCTGCAGTCAGGAAGTTGCAAGATCAGTAGAGGTACAAATTTTGGCTGATTACTCCTTTAAGTTTCATGCTCACTGACCTTGACTTTTCTCCTGAACTGTGGCCAGAGAGCAAAGACCTCCACAGCGAAAGTGACCGAGGCGAACCCGTGCCACGTGCTCGGTAATCTGGAGGCAAGGCAGACAGAGGCAAAGATGGCAGCATTGAAGGAAAGAGCACCTGACACTCTGCAAAGAAGAAGACAGAATTGCCATGAAATTCTCATGGAACAAGTGAGATATTATTTTCAAGTTTCTTTAATCAGCGATAAGTTATTACTCAATCATGCATGTAATGATATTATGAAATCTCATGCCAGTATTTCCACTGACGACAGATTGTTTTCAATCAATGAATTCCAAGAAACTTACACAGCAGCATTAGTACCATAGTCATGGAAGAGCACATTAGCCAGAAGCATGATTGTCGTCATGGCGTAGATAGTATCTGTGCTGATGGTCTCTGTCAGAGTCATCAAGATAGGAGATAGTCCGAAACCGAATGATATGAACATTACAACAGTGGAGAAATCATCACGTCCTGGAAGCAAGATTGAGAACATTAACACCAACAATTACACCGAATGTATGTCTAACACTTTACTTCTGTTTGAAGTTGGACATTTCACCTCATTTAGTATGTCCCAGGATGTCTTGAGCTGTACCAGTCGGGGCCTGATGCCAAAAGGGTCAAGTCTTGTGATAACATAAACCAGACTCAGTCTTAATCATCATGCCTACTCACTTCTCCTCTCACTCTGTCTCCGTGCTTCTCCTCCGTCGATCAGATCATTCAAGACATAGCCAATAGATGTCAGCACCGATGAGAAGACGAAGAGCATCTGAGGTGTCAGCCACGCAATCTTCATGTAGATAAAGACAACGGCAAAGATACACACACTGCACGAGAAGAAGATGATTCCAGTTATTTACCTCCAGAGATGTTACAAAAGGGTTGACATGCAAGGTAAGTTAACTATTTTGATTAAGACATCAGGATAATCTATTAAACTTTATAGCTGTAGAAAAGTTAGCTTGCTCTGGTAAAGACACCAGGTACATGGTGCTGcagttttacgtctcattcgaagAATGAACTAATCGTAGGTTTGAGAGTCTTGCTCAAgatcacaaagatgaaacagcattgATCCTTCCGCGAGTCAAGCATGCAACCTCCTGATGATAATGAGCCTGGCGGTTttaccactatgccactggccTCCCGCTGGTAATACCAACCTGCTTATTTGCTGGGTTACAACACCCGATTCTCTCACTACAGGCCAGTATTGATAATTTCTTGTATTCACtgcaaatcaaaatgaaaatgattatGATAGATTACTGGATTTTATGCCTGTAGAAAAACTAGCAATGTTTGGTTTGATACTTGTCTCACGTTGTGCTTTTTGCTGAATGTGTATTCGTGCACTACCACCAACAGGTAAGGCTCAGGCAAGATCTGAtcatgtacccccccccccccagctgccAGTCACTGACTGAATGAAGCCGAGTGCAATCTATAGTGAGGCTACAGGCCAATAAAGTCCTTTTTATTGGGTTCTTACAATTCTTTCTCATTTCGTCAAGGAATGTATCACTGACATAGTTATCAGGAACATGCTGATCTTCATATAAGACTTTGCGCCACTTCATTTTAGGGGATTTTGTAGATTTTTTAGAGAAAAAATTCTCTCTTGTGTCGTCTGCCATTTTGAATGCATGGGATCACGTGTCGGCGTACAAAATCCGAACTTTCacaaagtttaacaaataattAACATGGCAATATGCAGCATTCATTTTTCGTAATTTATCGCATTTAACGCAGTAAGTATGATTATTTAGTCCTTATGTTGTACAAAAAATCCCGTCAGTCACGGAAATTGCCGAtgattcgtcgccatattggtTACTAACAACAACTGTATACATTGTGTACAATTTGTGTATAttgctgtacattatgtacagtcattgtacatgttgtacacaGCTTTTGATTTGTGAATGTTTACACACATTTCTCAATCAAAACGGGCATTTCTAAACCATCCACATCATCTGGAGTGTCGGAATTGAATTAGGGAAGGCCTTTTTGGGTAGGTTCTCTCTTTTCCTATGTTTTTTCATGCTTTAGCATAGCTTGTCAGTGGTGTAGGTAGGCCTAAAACTTAGTCATACTCATACAATACATAGGCAATCTTGACTTTCTTAtaatcatgtaggcctagaccCTATGTGTTGTGAGGATCAGAAAAGGAGTGACTGTTTTCCTGAATTAAATTATGCTGCCCTTGTCACTTGGCAGCTCGAGAACAGCCATCCTCATCGCCTGAAGCAAGGGTCAATTGGACACAACATGCCCATCCTCCAGTCTCAGTTGTGACTAGGCCTATGGCGCCAGTTCAATCGGACCGTTTTCATCAGTAATGTGACAAGGCCAGGGCAGGAATAACGAGAACATACAAACACACAGTCTTTGTTTGCCACTAGATTGTTGTGGCTTTTAACGACTTCCTCCTTTCTGTCATTTTGTAGTCTTCATCCGAGTTCGGCTTCCACCATGCcgccaaagaagaagaagagcgggaagaagaagaagaagagtggAAAGAAGTCAGCAAAGTCGGACAAACAGCCACCAGCAAGTGAAAACCTGAATGAACTTGGCAAGGAGTTCTACTTAATTCAGATCCGAGATCTTGAGAACAGATTGGTCAGGTAAGAACTGTGAGACAAACATCAAAACATGGTTCATCATTACAAAAGGTGAAATGGACAACTTAGGCATGAGGTATATTAGTTTTCATACAAAACTGGCTGCCACCAGGACCATGTCTTTCTCAAAGTATATTCACTGTGAAGTCATTGCACTGAATAAGGGAACAAAGGCGTTGAACCACAGTAATTGAGTATTTTTTCTGTTGTGATACTAACTTCTGAACATTTTCATTTAGATATCAGCGAAAGTGTGACGAACTCGAGCTCGCAAATGGAAAATTCAAGAACCAGTATGATCAGATGGGAAGCGACAAGAAGGAGATTGTCTCCTTCTTGAAGAAGTCGCTTGAACAGAGAGGTAAGGGAAATATGAGCCAACAAAAACAACTGATAAAACAATGAATAGCCTATATGCGATAAAACAGGGTGAGATTCGGTACCTTGTAGAGAGGAGACAGAGGGGTTATTTCTGCAAGAATGTGACATTTCTGATTTTTTGGATGATTTCAATTCTCCTTGTTAAAAAGATttaatttgacagcagaaatgaTGAGATTAAAGCCTCAGCTCTGTGTAGACCTTTAAATTTTCATAATTGGACCACAACTGAGCATTTAAGCGGCATATGTTTTCAAGTGAAGACAATCTCTGAGGACAACATCTTTACATCGAAAATGTTTcttttattgaatttgacctctgttatcaggacacctctcaattaaggaaaGCATTTTGAGTCCCAATGATGTCTGtaaatagagaggtcctactgtttTTACAAACTGTATAATATTTCCATTTCTCCTTGCTTACTCTAGGTGATGAGATTGCCGACCTGAACGATCGACTAATCGGCCTCCAGCAAGCAAAAGATGCGGAGAAGGAAACCTATGAGTCACAGCTCCAGCAACTCAGGACGGAGTTCCAGGAGACCAAAGACCAGCTCACATCCGAAAACATGATTCTGGGTACGACATTTTTGTATTCTAAAAACTTGTGGTCATGATGAGGGTTCGATTTTTCTACTTGTCTGCTTGCCCTGCCCAACCAAGGAGAGCAGTAGAGCAGTTGCCCTGTGGACAAGCAGACTTGAGTTATGATTTATAACCTTGTTGCTGGGCAACTGTGCCCTTGTATTTGTAATGGCCAACCAGAAATCTATTTTCAGACTTATTTATCACTCAGTATCTTTCATTCTTTAGCCAGATGTTCATATTTTTACCTTTGATTCCTCAGGTGGTAAACTTGCCTCGCTTGAGGAGTTCAAGGTGCAGAAGGAAGACTTGATGGCCAAGTTCGCTCAGATGGAGGAGCAGTTAAAGAATCAGGAAGAAGAACATAAAGAAATCATCTACAACTTGGAGAGGAAGGCAGTCGTTGATAAAGACAGGTGCGTTATTTTTCCGAAAATATTATAAGCTAACTTGGTGAGAAAAAGCTCTTTATTTGACGGTCATTGCATGTAGTCTTACAATCCAGTTGTAAAGTAAGAAACTTGCACATGGATTTTGCTTTCATGGTCAAAGAACAATCTTTAAAAAGCGCAAGATATTTGTATACAATGTTGCTTTAAAACTGGACTTTTGCATACATTGGGGCTCTAAAACTTGAACGTCTTTTCCAGACTGAAGAAAGAGATGGTGATGCGTGTCAACCAAGTTGCCGCGGAATTCCGAAAAGTTTCCAACAAGCAAATGGCGGAAACGACCAAACGCACAATTCGCGAGAACGTTTCGATCAATGCTCAGCTGACGAAGATGTCAGATAAGACAATGGAGCTGATCCAAGATAATGACGAGTCAAAACAGAAGGAGAAGAAACAGCGGCAGCAGATCGAGATGCTGGAAGTCAACGAGAAGGATCTCGCAAAGAAGAATCACAGTAATCAAAAGGTACAGGGTGTAACAAACTAGTCTTGCTACTTTCAAAGTTGAATGACCTttaaaaaaagcattttaaGTAAACAAGTTGAGGATGTAATAAACTGCAGGGATTAGGCATTGCCAATGAAGAGCATGATAACTGCATATTGCTTTATTATGGAGAGGTGATCCGTATGTTATCTCATATTGCTTTATGATAGGTGATCCGTATGTTAACCCATATTGCTTTATGATAGGTGATCTGTAAGTTAACCTATATTGCTTTATTATAGGTGATCCGTATGATGACAGAGAAGTGTAAGAATCAGGAGGCGATGCTGGCTGAGTATGAGATGCGAGATGATGAGTACCAGGAGTTGGAGAAGGAGTCTGATCTCCTCCGAGCTCAGGTCGAATCTTCAAGGTGAGTTGAAATTAGAGGCTTGTAGACCGACGATGGCATGACTATTAAGATCTATGATGTTGACATTTCAGACTCAGAATGTTGTCTGTGGTAGTGAAATGCAGTGGCGTACTGGTTGAGCTGACTCAATTCTGAGGTCGTGGGCTTGAACCAGGACTCTCTGCCCTTCTTGGGTTGAGCTCAGAGCGCCATGGAATCAAGCGCTATGAAAACGAGCAATTTTTGCAGAAACTTGATCTCTTTTGTTTCCCTTTCCAGAGACGAGATAGACCAGTTGGCCAAAGACAATGAAAATTATGAAAGGGCAACAGACCTTCTCCAAACACAGCTGCAGGAAACGGCTAAGAACAAACTCAAACTTGAACGGGTGCTCTCAGATTGTGCTAGTGCTTTACGGCAGGCACTCTCGGTAAGTGTAAAAACATCTTACTACTACTACTGGTATTACTGTAATATCATCAATGTTCGAAAATCCCAGGGGCCGATCTGTAATTGGCCATGAAGCTGTCAAGCACAAGTGCCATTTCTTTCAATTCTAAAGATGTTTTCCAAATGTCCATGTTTTAATGTCATCATTAAAGGTTTTCTCTAAAAGAGGGAAGGTCCACGTACGACGTGATCTTTTGATTCATACCTGAATCCCTTCTGTGTCGATTTTATCCTTTTTGACCTCGCCTAGAGTTTGGAGATGATGCATGTTGAGCAGCTCCTTGACATCCTGTACAAGTTTCGAGGATCTTTTTCATGTTTGTTAGAAAAATTATATAAATCTCAGTTTTAAActtcaatgtcatcatcttcagGCTGCTGGACCCGATGAAGAGGCCGAGTTTGAGAGAGTTGAGAAGAGAGACAACCTGCTGGAGAACCTCCTGGTGATCATGAACAGCGCTGCAGCCCTTGGGGTGGGACCGCAGCCAGGGCAGCTGGGAAAGCAGTATGACGTGAAACCTAAGCGCAGCTCTATACCTGGCAGTGGCAAGGGTATTTTGAGAGGGTGAGTAGAGGAGCAAGATACGCAATATCAAATGTCAATGTCGTTAGCCAAATCTACAAAAATATGGAATGCTGATGACATGTTAAAACAAGGGGCAATGAGAAGGTACCTTGAGTTACCTCTGTGAGGAGGCTACCTTGGCACTATAATTATGAAAGGCCAAATTTTAACAGTACAAGTGTTCCTGGATAGATGAACTTCCGTAAGAAGATTGAAACCTTGGCACTATAATTATGAAAGGCCAAATTTTTACAAGTGTTCTCGCAAATTGTGTGTTTGGTCGTTTCCGCCATTTGCTTGTTGGAAACTTTTCGGAATTCCGCGGCAACTTGGTTGACACGCATCACCATCTCTTTCTTCAGTCTGGAAAAAACGTTCAAGTTTTAAAGCCCCATTGTATACAAAAGTCCAGTTTTAAAGCACCATTGTATTCAAATATCTTGCGTTCTTTAAAGATTGTGCTTTGACCATGAAAGCAAAATCGTTGTGCAAGTTTCTTACTTTACAACTGGATAGATGAACTTCCGTAAGAAGATTATAACTGTACCACAATGTATGTTTTTCCAGTGAGCTGAAAACTGACAACAACACTCTTCCAACCAGCTTGGAGAGCTCGTCGGTCTAATTTCACGACCAGAAAAGCCAAACTTCACCTGtttttttttttctcactttccAGGGAGCAACCACTGTCTCCAATCGTCAGGAAGTCGGGGGGCACTCTTCCCCACTACCAGCTGGGTGACCTGGGACTGATTCCCCGACCTGAACAGCACATTCCAACAAGCTATGACAAGATGAGAGAGTTGTCGGCCACGACGAGGATCGGGGCAGGAGGACTCAAGAGAGTCCCGATGAAGTCGGTGGCGATTCAGACTGTCAGTGCTCCCAAGGTAAGGTGATATAACGTAACGTACGATACAGATTTATATAGAGTGCCTTTCCACCGTGTGAACATGTTCATTGCGTCAACCCCTCAAAATGTCTCTCAGATAGCCAGATCTTTAGCGACCTCTTAAACTAAATGATACTATCTGCCGTCCTGATATCACTTCTGTTATTGTCTTGTCAGTTGCCACTTTTTCGGAGGCAATATTGAGGTAAGTGATGGTTGTATCGGAAGCCATTTTGAGATGAAAAAACAGGACGTCCCATGATCTGCTTGGGCCTTTACTTATCCCAGGTGAGCTAAATGGCCATGCAACATTGATGTGATTCAAATGGCTGGATCTCACAATTTCTTTAGTCATCATTAAGCTGACCACATCCTCTGTTATTTTCAGGCATTATTCTATGCCGATCAGCTGCTGAGCAAGGTCCCACAGAGCACGCAGGACGCGATAATCCACGAGTTACATCAAGACAAGCAGAAAACGAGCAAAAAAGTGTTGCCGAAAGTCTACTAGATGACATCAGGATCAAAGATTTCATAACTCGTTGATATTTTTTGAGGCATCGTTTTCAAGTTGCCTTCATTCTCCATGTGGAAATAAGCAACTCGTGTGTTTTTGTTGTGTAACAAATTGGGTATTATTGGATTTCAACAATGGCAaacattgtgagaaatcatCCCATTGTCACCAATACCTTCTATTTCTTTAACTCTGTTGTTTTCTGTTGTTTTAGTAAATAAATATGAAGAGTCATTATTTGTAGAGGCCATTGTGGaataaaatttgattttgaaaatgttctttaCAACAAAATTTCTGTTTTTGAAATGACAGGTTTGTGTCAGTTGAGGGGGAGAGCCACATGTAGAAGTCCGAGGAAGAGAAGGCGTCTCTGTGGAAGTTGTTTTCACATCAGTTTTCCTAAATCTCTTGTCGATTTCAGAGAATGTTCTCGAACAAAGTGGTGGGTACCTGAGGTGCACCCCCCTCTAATTGACCCTCTCAATTAACGCTTCATTTCTATCAGAACAGCCCATCTTAGTTTTAAACGAAAGGTCCATCCAATTTCACTCGCTCATGTACAGTAAGCTGGGCATTTAGCTGTAGAATCTTTCAATCTGTGATATACTTAACAATGGTTAGAGTCACGTTTTTCTCTGGTAATTTTAGATTTTAGAATCGTTTTGTCACATTCCGTCCACGACTTATGATTTTAAA of Lineus longissimus chromosome 17, tnLinLong1.2, whole genome shotgun sequence contains these proteins:
- the LOC135501510 gene encoding phosphatidylinositol N-acetylglucosaminyltransferase subunit C-like, with the translated sequence MADDTRENFFSKKSTKSPKMKWRKVLYEDQHVPDNYVSDTFLDEMRKNLNTRNYQYWPVVRESGVVTQQISSVCIFAVVFIYMKIAWLTPQMLFVFSSVLTSIGYVLNDLIDGGEARRQSERRRRDDFSTVVMFISFGFGLSPILMTLTETISTDTIYAMTTIMLLANVLFHDYGTNAAVVSGALSFNAAIFASVCLASRLPSTWHGFASVTFAVEVFALWPQFRRKVKAHNPRCHVPMTIVTGLVAAGCIYSVSTVMAVIFVIIHIFITFICPMLLIHLQPYKNTIHGPWDEAMIQD
- the LOC135501116 gene encoding cilia- and flagella-associated protein 157-like produces the protein MPPKKKKSGKKKKKSGKKSAKSDKQPPASENLNELGKEFYLIQIRDLENRLVRYQRKCDELELANGKFKNQYDQMGSDKKEIVSFLKKSLEQRGDEIADLNDRLIGLQQAKDAEKETYESQLQQLRTEFQETKDQLTSENMILGGKLASLEEFKVQKEDLMAKFAQMEEQLKNQEEEHKEIIYNLERKAVVDKDRLKKEMVMRVNQVAAEFRKVSNKQMAETTKRTIRENVSINAQLTKMSDKTMELIQDNDESKQKEKKQRQQIEMLEVNEKDLAKKNHSNQKVIRMMTEKCKNQEAMLAEYEMRDDEYQELEKESDLLRAQVESSRDEIDQLAKDNENYERATDLLQTQLQETAKNKLKLERVLSDCASALRQALSAAGPDEEAEFERVEKRDNLLENLLVIMNSAAALGVGPQPGQLGKQYDVKPKRSSIPGSGKGILRGEQPLSPIVRKSGGTLPHYQLGDLGLIPRPEQHIPTSYDKMRELSATTRIGAGGLKRVPMKSVAIQTVSAPKALFYADQLLSKVPQSTQDAIIHELHQDKQKTSKKVLPKVY